Within Plasmodium vinckei vinckei genome assembly, chromosome: PVVCY_12, the genomic segment aatcTTTTGGTTTTAATTCGTCCAATTGTTGGTGATCCTCCGAAATGTTGTAATAATTcttgaaaattattttgtcaTGTAAGGAGAAATTTGAAGCATtactatataaatttgtattatctTCAAAATtagtattaatattatcatcattacTATTATGGCTTACATCATTTAGGTCATTTCTATGTAAGACTTGGTCTTggttcattaatttttcgTGAATAGTATTAATTTGTTCGTTTGAATTGTTTTCTTTAttgttttcattaatattataggAATCATGTATTTCTTTGATATCATTCGATTTAAAAGAATGATTGGAATTAAAGACGTTTTCAATATGTACATTTTGTTCATTagatattttgtttattaaagggggatttttaaattcctttttatcatttatttcagatttattaaaatttacaagcgtattttttttcaaattatcTATATGTAGACCTTTTCTATGATTTCCATTTAATAATGCATTaggattattattttttttattttttttttgtttggtttcaacataatttttgtatcccttaaaatttctttttaaattaaaatttataggTATATTTATGACATGTTTTCGATTATCtaatttaatttcattattttctttgaTTTTATTAGCCTCATTAAAGGATCCTAAATGCataatttgaattttatcattttcctgatttatattttgtgttCGTTTTTGAtgatttgtatttttttcagttTGAAAGTTAGATTCGTTAAATTTtgtctttttattattttcaataaataaagttGGTTTGTCTATTGAGCTTGCAtgtgtataattttttggacaattttcatttaaaaattcattttcaaatatttctaaattttcatatatttttaattttgtgtttttttgatctgtattatcattagaatgttctttttttataacagtATTCCTAGTTTGATTAATATCATATGAATTTCTTAATTTGTGATATTTATATcctaaattattatttttcatagaactattctttatattatcattaacTCCTTTTAAATCgtgaatattatatatattgttttctTCTTTTGAATTGGctgataaataaattaaattgtcatttaagttttttttttgatctAGTACGATATTTGGTTGTTTTTCTTTACAATCTTGTTTTGggtataaatatttgtttatatagcttgaaatattaaaatgattggtttgtttattttttttacaaggtaactcatttttatactttggttttttatttttttcggaTAATAACTGATCTGTATATTTTGCTTTTTCATTCTgactatatttatttcttaaaCATTCATTACTACTATTGAGATtgtaaacaaaatttttaaaattatctGATCTATTTGAATAGATAAAAGATGAtggaaatttatttttaggaTCTAAAGTATATTCGAATttgttatttaaattatttatccctttatttgtatcatttctttttaattgCATTTGTATGTTTTCCGGAAGATTGGAgttaaatttttcttttatttttgacattttattaacataaCTTTTATAGTAAAACTTAGAATTATCATAAAATAGTATTCGATTTTTTAGTAGAGtatttttgtcatttttattcattctaattgtatgaatatatttgttgTCTATTTGAAAATTTCGTGACATACCTaggttattattattatcactaTATATTGTATCATCAGTTGTGTTAAGGAGTTTACTAGagattttataatttataggAATGTTATTCCTATCATTAGAggtatcattttcattttgagGGGCATTTGTTGCACCGTAATAATCTGCattcatattttgtttCAAAACATTAACATTACGTTCACGGTTTTTAGGATTATGaacatttctttttaatttatgcaTGAAATTTACTTTAGAGAATTGAccattataattatttatatttacaatatttttttctgttttattatttattgtaaAGCTACTATTTTccttaaaattttttttatttatatttaaaatggtATTATTGTATGTGTTTTCATTGTTTAATGTTTCTTCTGTCTTTTTTTCGATATGATTACTTTTATTGTTGTGATAATCCATTGGATCACATAAGAAAGATGGATTTGGTGAAAACAAATCTCCATCAAAGTCATATTTGTcggtaaaaaaattatattcataattttgataaaaataagggTATTTGGTTTCggtatttttattagtatTACTTATTTTTCTATGGGTATCCATTTTTCgtttgtttatttaaattaaaaattatgtctTCAGTTCTTTCTAAGCCACCcatgaattttttataattaaaataataaatatatctcTTAAAAGGGATATATACTTCATTAggcaatattataaaaagtaaagAGTATAGGTAAAGATGGATTAAGTATTATGGAGGAGAAACTGattaattttatagtttctactatatacataatatattcacaTGTGTATGAattattgtattatttaatccctatacataatttaagaattgattatattttttggttGCATACACACATTTACATTGTGTATTAGTAACacaacaaatatatatattctaatgtttcactatttttaatttatgaaacatacaacattttatttctttagtATATCatcacaaaaataaaaatatggaaaaaaaaacactatcaaatttatcaataaaaaaataataataaataaataaataaaattaagaaatactagatatattaaaacatatattattatttggtctaatgtattaatattttaaaaaggtattttatcattaagcatttattttataattttctaagaaaaaaaaatgttgtaTATTTTCAGAAAGAATTgttcaaatttttaatacacCAAAATgcacatttaaaaaaacaagaaaaaattacctaaatataataatatgttatTAACTATTTTTAAGTTATATTGTTGTGTACTATAGACATATCATGTGTGAATTTAAGACAATATATAAGTAGCGAAATAAtccttatatatataaattaattgctaataaaatattatgtatgtcatattatttttttgtttattaagTTTAATATTAAGAGACGTACAAATGAGTATGTACATTGTGTATatacacaaaaatattatataaataaatatacgcatgtttgtatatatttttacactgtaaaaaagtatgtatataaatgatacaattttttatttatttcatatattttttgaaatgtATTGTTACCATTTTAAATTaggaatatttataaacattGTTATATGGcaaaaagtgaaaataagacaaaaaaaaattatatataaataatgggAAAAAGGTTGAAAACaatttattacaaaatgAGAGGGTAAACTGTTAAatagaataataatatagaacAATTTTGTTTCTATACACATTttaccatttttaatatttgtttatgaaaatgattgtacaataataattatttgtatacaTGGTGTATTTTAcctaataatttttctaattttatCTGTATGCTCAAAATCTaaatttctattttttgctaattttttaagatATATAAGTTCTTCaggtgtatatatataatcatcTTTTTCTTTGGGTTGTGTTGATGAAtcatcaaaattatttgaatattgaatatttaaatctgtttttaaaaagttattGATTTTTTGTGCTTGTATTagtttatgtttatttataatttcattatatttataataatatttatcagAACATCGTCGGCTATACTTTACAGGGTATTGTGGTATTAATTTACATAAGcttaaaacatatttcaTATGATCACTAAAGTTGCAATTTGCAGCGAGCCAAAATTTGACTCTATTAAATCTCAGTCTAATctctttaatattttccacattattataataataatcattattagggttagtaatattatatgtattcaatttttcttttatattatttttattaacatatgTTCCTAAGACTTCTATATGtttcccattttttttatctttttggTTTGCTACCACGATTTTGAAAAATCGTTTTCTTTTAACACCGTTTATTTGACACCTTATTCTTGGTGGGCCCTTATCTTTGGAGAAATATGGTAAAAACAATCTTCTTATCATTTTAAAAGGTAGGGGAAATTATCATACCAATATGTTGTAGAGTAATATTGgattatcattataattattttttcacttaaaatatattgttaaaaaaatatgtacagtacaaaaatatattatgtagagtgtttataaaaatatagctaaaattttatgcatttttaaTGTGAAATTATGTGAAAATACACAAACATAtaattgttaaaaaataaatactttcagaagaaaagaaaaaaaacattttaattaaaaaaacaaatccAATATTTTGACGACGAAAAATTTGTGGCAATACAGTCatgaacatatatattgtatgtaatatattatggaaataatttgatttaaaacgggctttatttttttttttaaattttatttgttattgggtaatatacatttttatttatttttttatatattacaaagtacattttttacatatttttatttctctttGAGAATTGTTTGAAAAAACTGAAGAAATATGATTAATGTAATatcttataaatttaagaaaaaaCCACCTAATTTGAAGCATGATTTAGAGTAAGAGAATTTTtgtgtataaaaatactaGTGTGTGTAAtatgttataatttttataatagtaattttcattatataaagagttcttatttattgatttatttcttaGGGGAAATGAAGCGGGATGGGATGagtttattaaatatatggaaaGCTTAAAAAAATCTACTACTCCTTCGTTTGAGAACTATGGATATAGCTCTGATATATGTATCGAAAATTATACAggttataaaaattcattggaagaaaatattgatgacgttataaaaatgagaGAATGGAATGATAATATGGAATTTTGTATGCATCCTATTTGTAAAGAGTCGTCTTCCGATATTGATAATTGTTCTATAGAATCAGATAGCgtatttaattttgataaatatagggtaattgaaaataatatatactcCAATAATGCAAATACCAagaggaaaaaaattagagaTAAAgacaataattatatagataatgaaaatgtgGATATTAAggaattaatgaaaaaaaataaaataaatatcgaGGGATTTAATAAGAGggggaataaaaaaatgtatgcTAATATGCACaaacattatttaaatatgaaaaaaggtatgaataatataataagtaATGATGGCAATTATTTAggtgataataaaaaggcTATACGCAAATCTTTAATGAAGTTACGTGAAAATTTTgtagaaaagaaaaaggatATATCTAAATCATGTTTAAATGATCAAAGTATAAACAACAATACAGATGATAGTGGGAGTAATGATAATTTATCTTACAATGGAAATGAAAATGCAATGGAAAATGTTTCAcattatgataaaaaaaattggaaatataataaaaaagggtATATAgcaaaacataaaattttaaataacgATAAATCTTCATTAAAGCAGAAATCTAAGAATACATTGACATATTATAATGAGGAAACTGATAAAGATTCTGATAGCAGTGTCGACAGTGATATAAGCCATAACAATAAAATGGGGACGTATAATAGgacattaaataataataataacaataattatCGTGTTTATTCAGCCATGGTTAATAATGggcataataaaaatataagaaataaaaacaatgataaaagtaaaaaaggaaaaaagaaaaagccCAAATCGAAAgataaaatggaaattgATGGAtcttatgcatataattatgCATACATAAGTAGTAATGAGTCGGCACCATCTAGCTCAAGGGAAGGAATAAATGACACTATAATGAATTTGGATgaagaa encodes:
- a CDS encoding mitochondrial ribosomal protein S16 precursor, putative, yielding MIRRLFLPYFSKDKGPPRIRCQINGVKRKRFFKIVVANQKDKKNGKHIEVLGTYVNKNNIKEKLNTYNITNPNNDYYYNNVENIKEIRLRFNRVKFWLAANCNFSDHMKYVLSLCKLIPQYPVKYSRRCSDKYYYKYNEIINKHKLIQAQKINNFLKTDLNIQYSNNFDDSSTQPKEKDDYIYTPEELIYLKKLAKNRNLDFEHTDKIRKIIR